From a single Streptomyces misionensis genomic region:
- the thrB gene encoding homoserine kinase has protein sequence MAGPAFRAAAVRVRTPATSANLGPGFDALGLALGLYDDVVVRVADSGLHIDIAGEGSETLPRDERHLLVRALRTAFDLLGGQPRGLEIVCANRIPHGRGLGSSSAAICAGIVAARAVTIGGEARLDDAALLELATEIEGHPDNVAACLLGGFTLSWMESGAARAIRMDPSDSIVPVVFVPGKPVLTETARGLLPRTVPHVDAAANAGRAALLVEALTRRPELLLPATEDRLHQEYRAPAMPESAALVERLRADGIPAVISGAGPTVMALTDAGTADKVSHLAGEGWAANRLDLDMRGASVLPLAP, from the coding sequence ATGGCCGGTCCAGCCTTCCGTGCCGCCGCCGTCCGGGTGCGCACCCCCGCCACCAGCGCCAACCTCGGTCCCGGCTTCGACGCCCTGGGCCTCGCGCTGGGGCTGTACGACGACGTCGTCGTCCGGGTGGCCGACTCCGGGCTGCACATCGACATCGCGGGCGAGGGCAGCGAGACCCTGCCCCGCGACGAGCGTCACCTCCTCGTCCGCGCCCTGCGCACCGCCTTCGACCTGCTGGGCGGCCAGCCCCGGGGGCTGGAGATCGTCTGCGCCAACCGCATCCCGCACGGCCGGGGCCTCGGCTCCTCCTCCGCCGCCATCTGCGCCGGCATCGTGGCCGCCCGCGCCGTGACGATAGGCGGCGAGGCCCGTCTGGACGACGCGGCCCTGCTGGAACTGGCCACCGAGATCGAGGGCCATCCCGACAACGTGGCCGCCTGTCTGCTCGGCGGGTTCACCCTGTCCTGGATGGAGTCCGGCGCGGCCCGGGCGATCAGGATGGACCCCAGCGATTCCATCGTTCCGGTGGTTTTCGTGCCCGGGAAGCCGGTCCTGACCGAGACCGCCCGGGGACTGCTGCCGCGCACCGTCCCGCACGTCGACGCCGCCGCCAACGCGGGCCGGGCCGCCCTGCTCGTGGAGGCCCTCACCCGGCGCCCCGAACTGCTGCTGCCCGCCACCGAGGACCGTCTGCACCAGGAGTACCGCGCCCCGGCCATGCCGGAGAGCGCGGCGCTGGTGGAGCGGCTGCGGGCGGACGGCATCCCGGCCGTCATCTCCGGCGCCGGGCCCACCGTCATGGCGCTCACCGACGCCGGCACCGCCGACAAGGTCTCCCACCTCGCGGGGGAGGGCTGGGCCGCCAACCGGCTGGACCTCGACATGCGGGGAGCGAGCGTGCTGCCGCTTGCGCCCTGA